A genome region from Constrictibacter sp. MBR-5 includes the following:
- a CDS encoding MarR family transcriptional regulator — MSKRAVPFTTTIAVRDSCLCLHVQRAARALARRYDDALRPLGLTSGQFSLLMSLNRPEPPTMSSVANLLAMDRTTLTAALKPLERRGLVQVTVGEKDRRSRLMTLTPAGLDLLADAMPAWHATQAETGLLLGETDPATLIEALRALS; from the coding sequence ATGTCAAAGCGCGCCGTTCCGTTCACCACAACAATTGCAGTTCGCGACAGCTGCCTCTGCCTTCACGTCCAGCGTGCGGCGCGCGCGCTGGCGCGCCGCTACGACGATGCGCTGCGGCCGCTCGGGCTGACCAGCGGGCAGTTCTCGCTGCTCATGTCGCTGAACCGGCCCGAGCCGCCGACCATGAGCAGCGTCGCCAACCTGCTGGCCATGGACCGCACGACGCTGACCGCTGCGCTGAAGCCGCTGGAGCGGCGTGGCCTCGTCCAGGTGACCGTCGGCGAGAAGGACCGGCGCAGCCGCCTGATGACCCTCACGCCGGCCGGCCTCGACCTGCTCGCCGACGCCATGCCGGCCTGGCACGCGACCCAGGCGGAAACCGGCCTCCTGCTGGGCGAGACGGACCCGGCGACGCTAATCGAGGCGCTGCGCGCGCTGTCCTGA
- a CDS encoding ABC transporter permease, giving the protein MPVAPLTKRRLDSFRANRRGWWSLWIFLLLFVVSLFAEFVANSKPIVVSYDGAFYWPIFQAYPETTFGGELPTETDYNDPYVVRLIEDGGWMVKPPVRYNHMSVAWDLPQPAPSPPDAQHWLGTDDQARDVTARLVYGFRISVLFGLTLTILSTIIGVAAGALQGYFGGWTDLLLQRFMEIWSGLPQLFLLIILAAIITPNFWWLLGIMLLFSWMSLVGVVRAEFLRARNFDYVRAARALGVGDGTIMFRHLLPNAMVATLTFLPFVLSGSITTLTALDFLGFGLPPGSASLGELLAQGKANLQAPWLGLTGFFAIAIMLTLLVFVGEAVRDAFDPRKHQGGFGR; this is encoded by the coding sequence GACAGCTTCCGCGCCAACCGGCGCGGCTGGTGGTCGCTGTGGATCTTCCTGCTGCTGTTCGTCGTCAGCCTGTTCGCCGAGTTCGTCGCCAACTCCAAGCCGATCGTCGTGTCCTACGACGGCGCCTTCTACTGGCCGATCTTCCAGGCGTACCCCGAGACGACGTTCGGCGGCGAACTGCCGACCGAGACCGACTACAACGACCCTTACGTCGTGCGGCTGATCGAAGACGGCGGCTGGATGGTCAAGCCGCCGGTTCGCTACAACCACATGAGCGTCGCCTGGGACCTGCCGCAGCCGGCCCCCTCGCCGCCCGACGCACAGCACTGGCTGGGCACCGACGACCAGGCGCGCGACGTGACGGCGCGGCTGGTCTACGGCTTCCGTATCTCGGTGCTGTTCGGCCTGACGCTGACGATCCTCTCCACCATCATCGGCGTCGCGGCGGGGGCGCTGCAGGGCTATTTCGGCGGCTGGACCGACCTGCTGCTCCAGCGCTTCATGGAGATCTGGTCGGGCCTGCCGCAGCTCTTCCTGCTGATCATCCTGGCCGCGATCATCACGCCGAACTTCTGGTGGCTGCTGGGGATCATGCTGCTGTTCAGCTGGATGAGCCTGGTCGGCGTGGTACGTGCAGAGTTCCTTCGGGCGCGGAACTTCGACTATGTTCGCGCCGCCCGCGCGCTCGGCGTCGGCGACGGGACGATCATGTTCCGCCATCTGCTCCCCAACGCCATGGTCGCGACCCTGACTTTCCTGCCCTTCGTGCTTTCCGGCTCGATCACCACGCTGACGGCGCTGGACTTCCTTGGCTTCGGCCTGCCGCCCGGCTCCGCCTCGCTCGGCGAACTCCTGGCCCAGGGCAAGGCGAACCTGCAGGCGCCCTGGCTGGGCCTCACGGGCTTCTTCGCCATCGCGATCATGCTGACGCTGCTGGTCTTCGTCGGCGAGGCGGTGCGCGACGCCTTCGATCCGCGCAAGCATCAGGGAGGATTCGGGCGATGA
- a CDS encoding enoyl-CoA hydratase/isomerase family protein translates to MGIDYEKRDGVAYITLNNPEKANILDKRMSDEIGEAWIDMWEDRTVRCAIVTGAGERHFCGGHNLAPRPDVTEEEREYLRTQRIYWPLAGTVHGQKTGVDGRMGDHYPRVWKPVIAAVNGWAAGAGLYMLLASTDIRIASAEHARFKFALTTQGWLGHGPGASLLVKQLRYIDAMKILLTDEPFDAAEALRIGLINEVVPHADLMARAEATARRIVEMPPVAVRMMKEFVVRFGDLPTDQAWHVQNLINALLIQTTTDGEEGRRAFNAKEKPNFTGALRRRGEAWPELSEEDAARLDEVYRSGEF, encoded by the coding sequence TTGGGCATCGACTACGAGAAGCGCGACGGCGTCGCCTACATCACGCTGAACAATCCGGAGAAGGCCAACATCCTCGACAAGCGGATGTCGGACGAGATCGGCGAAGCCTGGATCGACATGTGGGAGGACCGCACGGTCCGCTGCGCCATCGTCACGGGCGCGGGGGAGCGGCACTTCTGCGGCGGCCACAATCTGGCGCCGCGTCCGGACGTGACCGAGGAGGAGCGCGAATATCTGCGCACCCAGCGCATCTACTGGCCCCTGGCCGGCACGGTGCACGGGCAGAAGACCGGCGTCGACGGCCGCATGGGCGACCACTATCCGCGCGTCTGGAAGCCGGTCATCGCCGCGGTCAACGGCTGGGCGGCGGGTGCCGGGCTCTACATGCTGCTGGCCTCGACCGACATCCGCATCGCGAGTGCCGAACATGCGCGCTTCAAGTTCGCGCTGACCACCCAGGGCTGGCTTGGACACGGACCGGGGGCGAGCCTGCTGGTCAAGCAGCTCCGCTACATCGACGCGATGAAGATCCTGCTGACCGACGAACCGTTCGACGCTGCCGAGGCCCTGCGCATCGGCCTGATCAACGAGGTCGTGCCACATGCCGACCTCATGGCGCGCGCCGAGGCCACGGCTCGCCGCATCGTCGAAATGCCGCCCGTCGCCGTGCGCATGATGAAGGAGTTCGTCGTGCGCTTCGGCGACCTGCCCACCGACCAAGCCTGGCACGTGCAGAACCTGATCAACGCCCTGCTGATCCAGACGACGACCGACGGCGAGGAAGGTCGCCGCGCCTTCAACGCCAAGGAGAAGCCGAACTTCACCGGCGCGCTCCGCCGCCGCGGCGAGGCCTGGCCGGAACTGTCGGAGGAAGACGCGGCGCGCCTGGACGAGGTCTACCGCAGCGGCGAGTTCTAA
- the purD gene encoding phosphoribosylamine--glycine ligase has protein sequence MKVLVVGSGGREHALCWAIAASPLCEKLWCAPGNAGIAQDAECVAIGAEDLDGIVAFAREHAVDLVVVGPEGPLVLGLVDRLNDAGIRAFGPSAAAARLEGSKGFMKDLCAAHGIPTAAYGRFTDAAAAKAFVRERGAPIVVKADGLAAGKGVVVAESVAEAEAAIDDALVANRFGDAGAELVVEEFLEGEEASYFALVDGKTVLPLASAQDHKRVGDGDTGPNTGGMGAYSPAPVMTPEMEARVLDEIVHPLVAAMTEAGCPFKGVVFAGLMIGESGPKLIEINVRFGDPECQTLMMRLRSDLLPALVASADGALAHLDLRWHPETALCVVMAANGYPGDYAKGTEIRGLDAAASDDVTVFHAGTKREAERILATGGRVLGVTALGASVAEAQARAYAAVDRIDWPDGFCRRDIGWRAVARETAGG, from the coding sequence ATGAAGGTCCTCGTCGTCGGATCGGGCGGGCGCGAGCATGCGCTGTGCTGGGCGATCGCCGCGTCGCCACTCTGCGAGAAGCTGTGGTGTGCGCCGGGCAACGCCGGCATCGCACAGGACGCCGAATGCGTCGCCATCGGTGCCGAGGATCTCGACGGCATCGTCGCCTTCGCGCGTGAGCACGCCGTCGATCTTGTCGTCGTCGGGCCGGAAGGGCCGCTGGTCCTGGGGCTGGTCGACCGGCTGAACGATGCCGGCATCCGCGCCTTCGGGCCCAGTGCCGCTGCCGCGCGCCTGGAGGGCTCGAAGGGCTTCATGAAGGACCTGTGCGCGGCGCACGGCATTCCGACCGCCGCCTACGGACGCTTCACCGACGCCGCGGCCGCAAAGGCCTTCGTGCGGGAGCGCGGCGCGCCGATCGTGGTGAAGGCGGACGGCCTCGCCGCCGGCAAGGGCGTGGTGGTCGCGGAGAGCGTGGCGGAGGCCGAGGCCGCCATCGACGATGCGCTGGTCGCCAACCGCTTCGGCGACGCCGGCGCGGAACTGGTGGTCGAGGAGTTCCTCGAGGGCGAGGAAGCCAGCTATTTCGCGCTGGTCGACGGGAAGACCGTGCTGCCGCTCGCGTCGGCCCAGGACCACAAGCGGGTCGGCGACGGCGACACCGGGCCGAACACGGGCGGCATGGGCGCCTATTCCCCTGCCCCGGTGATGACACCCGAGATGGAGGCGCGTGTCCTGGACGAGATCGTCCATCCGCTGGTCGCCGCGATGACCGAGGCGGGCTGCCCGTTTAAGGGGGTGGTCTTCGCTGGCCTGATGATCGGCGAGTCCGGCCCCAAGCTGATCGAGATCAACGTCCGCTTCGGCGACCCCGAGTGCCAGACGCTGATGATGCGGCTGAGGTCGGACCTACTGCCGGCGCTGGTGGCGTCGGCGGATGGCGCGCTGGCGCATCTCGACCTGCGCTGGCATCCCGAGACGGCGCTGTGCGTCGTCATGGCCGCCAACGGCTATCCCGGCGACTACGCCAAGGGCACCGAGATCCGCGGGCTCGACGCCGCGGCAAGCGACGACGTGACCGTCTTCCACGCCGGCACCAAGCGCGAGGCCGAGCGCATCCTCGCGACGGGCGGCCGGGTGCTGGGGGTGACGGCGCTGGGCGCCAGCGTCGCGGAGGCGCAGGCGCGCGCCTATGCCGCCGTCGACCGGATCGACTGGCCCGACGGCTTCTGCCGGCGCGACATCGGCTGGCGGGCCGTCGCGCGCGAGACCGCCGGGGGCTAA